The Engystomops pustulosus chromosome 4, aEngPut4.maternal, whole genome shotgun sequence genome contains a region encoding:
- the LOC140128424 gene encoding uncharacterized protein — protein sequence MPKAMKKTKHLERKGGEEKVIHIEEPQEKAGKPKKTRTQRFLASLQKAWERLILCGGRRKKSKKKETPSSEATESGSIVLEDQKVHVTSDQKKKLEAGEDQSLKTTGQVMDKLTPSMDVVQHIVQPYQEIQAQVHSQEDVYALHCREQEVEEPPSDVPGPSSISLEDDKVHVTSDQKQKPESEEHQSLKTAGQEMDKLTPSMDVVQHILQYYQEISQDYSQEDVYALYYRRQEVEEPPSDVPGPSSISLEDDKGHVTSDQKQKPESGEDQSLKTTGQVMDKLTPSMDLVQHILQPYQEIQAQVPSQEDVYALYCRKQEVEEPSSDVPGPSNIGLEDKKTPDKKEPSITYEEQQILLHYQQEQEQILSYEDVYVQNYGSQEAGRPSRDVPAPNSISLEDDKVNEKSDRKDGAEDREDGTPKPSQSPSSCHEARGEEVFLEEAAATSTQKETALVPLTLKCFTFHKRLGEGAFGKVLLATDHIRKEHVAIKVVQKEVYTEHGYSLAERDILQISHENPFLIHGLAAFQTDSQVFYVMELAIKGSLEDLIVKNTLLDIPTSRFITAEVICGLQFLHRKAIIHRDLKPQNILVTTEGHIKIGDFGLAITDVHDKTSDFCYGTPGFAAPELVYCMDHGPEVDFFALGVTLYHMTTGYYPFYRESVSQIEHAVINKKPNYPRHLNHETVEIIKGLLCKDPQNRLGVKGNIRNHPFFYRINWIDVENRTAVPPRILLAAPEDLNLSIYYLDDEMCMEFEQLLDFSFVCPAWSDTYYATDMVQNTD from the exons ATGCCGAAAGCAATGAAGAAGACAAAGCACTTGGAGAgaaaaggaggagaggagaaagtcATACACATTGAAGAACCACAGGAGAAGGCGGGAAAACCTAAGAAAACCCGAACACAACGATTCTTAGCGAGCCTGCAGAAAGCCTGGGAAAGACTGATCTTATGTGGGGGAAGGAGAAAGAAATCCAAAAAGAAGGAGACTCCTTCCAGTGAGGCCACAGAATCCGGCAGCATCGTTCTGGAGGACCAGAAAG tcCATGTGACTTCTGACCAGAAGAAGAAACTTGAAGCTGGAGAAGATCAGAGCCTGAAGACCACTGGCCAGGTGATGGACAAGCTGACCCCCAGCATGGATGTGGTCCAGCACATTGTCCAACCCTACCAGGAGATCCAGGCCCAAGTCCACAGCCAGGAGGATGTGTATGCCCTGCACTGTAGGGAGCAGGAGGTGGAAGAACCTCCTAGTGATGTCCCTGGTCCCAGTAGCATCAGCTTGGAGGATGACAAAG TCCATGTGACTTCTGACCAGAAGCAGAAACCTGAATCTGAAGAACATCAGAGTCTGAAGACAGCTGGTCAGGAGATGGACAAGCTGACCCCCAGCATGGATGTGGTCCAGCACATTCTCCAATACTACCAGGAGATCAGCCAGGACTACAGCCAGGAGGATGTATATGCCCTGTACTATAGAAGGCAGGAGGTGGAGGAACCTCCTAGTGATGTCCCTGGTCCCAGTAGCATCAGTCTGGAGGATGACAAAG GCCATGTAACTTCTGACCAGAAGCAGAAACCTGAATCTGGAGAAGATCAGAGCCTGAAGACCACTGGCCAGGTGATGGACAAGCTGACCCCCAGCATGGATTTGGTCCAGCACATTCTCCAACCCTACCAGGAGATCCAGGCCCAGGTCCCCAGCCAGGAGGATGTATATGCCCTGTACTGTaggaagcaggaggtggaggaacCTTCTAGTGATGTCCCTGGTCCCAGTAACATCGGTCTGGAGGACAAGAAAACACCTGACAAGAAGGAACCTTCTATCACCTACGAAGAACAGCAAATACTCCTGCACTACCAACAGGAGCAAGAACAGATCCTGAGCTATGAGGACGTGTATGTACAGAACTATGGCAGCCAAGAGGCAGGGAGACCTTCCAGAGATGTCCCTGCACCCAATAGCATCAGCCTGGAGGACGACAAAG tCAATGAGAAATCTGACAGGAAGGATGGAGCAGAGGACAGAGAGGACGGGACACCAAAACCGTCACAAAGTCCCAGCAGTTGCCACGAGGCGAGAGGTGAAGAAGTCTTTCTGGAAGAGGCGGCGGCCACATCTACTCAGAAGGAGACTGCCCTGGTACCACTTACTCTGAAATGCTTCACCTTCCACAAACGACTAGGAGAAGGAGCATTTGGAAAAGTTCTGTTGGCAACAGATCACATCAGGAAAGAACATGTTGCCATCAAAGTGGTCCAGAAGGAGGTGTACACCGAGCATGGGTACAGCTTGGCAGAGCGCGACATCCTGCAAATATCCCATGAGAACCCTTTTCTGATCCATGGCCTGGCTGCCTTCCAGACTGACAGCCAAGTCTTCTATGTGATGGAGCTGGCCATCAAGGGAAGTCTTGAAGATTTAATTGTCAAGAACACTCTCCTGGATATTCCCACATCTAGATTCATCACAGCAGAAGTCATCTGCGGTCTGCAGTTTCTCCATAGAAAAGCCATAATTCACAGAGACCTGAAGCCTCAAAACATTCTGGTGACCACAGAGGGCCACATCAAAATCGGCGACTTTGGCCTGGCAATAACTGATGTGCACGACAAAACTTCAGACTTTTGCTACGGCACACCAGGGTTTGCTGCCCCGGAACTGGTCTATTGCATGGACCATGGACCAGAGGTGGACTTCTTTGCTCTGGGAGTTACTTTATACCACATGACAACTGGATATTACCCATTCTATAGGGAATCGGTGTCACAAATTGAGCATGCGGTCATCAACAAGAAACCTAACTACCCAAGGCACCTCAACCATGAGACTGTAGAGATAATCAAAGGACTTCTGTGTAAAGATCCACAAAATCGGCTTGGAGTTAAAGGAAACATCAGGAATCATCCATTCTTCTATAGAATAAATTGGATTGATGTGGAGAATAGGACAGCAGTTCCCCCACGTATACTGCTGGCAGCTCCTGAGGACCTAAACCTGTCCATATACTACCTGGATGATGAGATGTGCATGGAGTTTGAACAGCTTCTTGACTTCAGCTTTGTATGTCCTGCGTGGTCTGACACCTATTATGCCACCGACATGGTACAGAACACAGACTGA